A genome region from Nicotiana tabacum cultivar K326 chromosome 13, ASM71507v2, whole genome shotgun sequence includes the following:
- the LOC107801432 gene encoding uncharacterized protein LOC107801432 — MDNTQNCSSISCEIQIIRGRNIEQSFLGKSNLFVRCYLPAGNNQRIQLNSQEISSSKSDNFFWDESFSLDCMGTQESINMLKQGTVIFELRSRKYLPVFGKNIGGSQVLGRAEIPWKRVFESTEMEIEEWAIMATSKNNENVKPPAVKIVMKVNVKDQANKVKKNDRLRRSWDESCTCKGYCGCNGCSIFSADDYEIFSLGVALDAF, encoded by the coding sequence ATGGATAATACTCAAAATTGTTCATCTATTAGTTGTGAAATACAAATCATAAGAGGAAGAAACATAGAGCAAAGCTTTTTAGGAAAAAGCAACCTGTTTGTTAGATGCTATCTTCCAGCAGGAAACAACCAAAGAATTCAGCTAAACAGTCAAGAAATCtcatcatcaaaatccgacaactTTTTTTGGGATGAATCTTTCTCATTGGATTGCATGGGAACTCAAGAATCCATTAATATGCTGAAGCAAGGCACGGTTATCTTCGAGCTCCGGTCAAGAAAATATCTGccagtttttgggaaaaatattggtGGATCACAAGTGTTGGGGAGGGCTGAAATTCCATGGAAAAGAGTGTTTGAGTCAACAGAAATGGAGATTGAGGAATGGGCAATCATGGCCACttctaaaaataatgaaaatgtgaAACCTCCAGCGGTTAAAATAGTAATGAAGGTTAATGTAAAAGATCAGGCAAATAAAGTCAAGAAAAATGATAGATTGAGAAGATCATGGGATGAGTCGTGTACATGTAAAGGTTACTGTGGGTGCAATGGTTGTAGTATTTTCAGTGCTGATGATTATGAAATCTTTTCACTTGGAGTTGCCCTAGATGCCTTTTAA